From the genome of Parazoarcus communis, one region includes:
- the dnaG gene encoding DNA primase translates to MIPQSFVQDLLARVDIVDVIERYLPLKKSGANYFACCPFHGEKSASFSVSPSKQFYHCFGCGVHGSAIGFLMEYSGLGFVDAVKELANQAGVQVPDDGKPGQNALDDGNAKLVDAMAEAARFYRDQLKHAPEAIDYLKRRGLSGEVAARFGIGFSPDEWQALQRVFPDYQSKHLAEAGLVIDNDQGRRYDRFRHRIMFPIHDRRGRIIAFGGRVLDSGEPKYLNSPETPLFEKGRELYGLYLAQKAIRDASFALVVEGYMDVVALAQFGVDNAVATLGTATTPHHITTLLRHTDRIVFCFDGDAAGRRAAWRALENALEVLRDDTTLAFLFLPAEHDPDSFVRKEGADAFRKAAAGASPLASVLLQELKERCELDTAEGRARLIHESRPLVTRIGAPMLRLQVIKSIAEAAEMTQTEVELAFGFKPAAPPRQSFQKQDFKRGPRRTEPLRPQGRRKPPSTIGTLLRLILQHPERAARLPIDLIPDDSAEGRAMIAIIDLVSLGEPIPAGGLGALIERFRDTPHGDTLARLGTEQDESEFEESVVETLFEDTLRKLQGDAIAREITELLELSKQGALSAGDRHRLSELLLEKRNLASAGKVSDL, encoded by the coding sequence ATGATTCCTCAGTCTTTCGTTCAGGATCTGCTTGCCCGCGTCGACATTGTCGACGTCATCGAGCGCTACCTGCCTCTCAAAAAGAGTGGCGCGAATTATTTCGCCTGCTGTCCGTTTCACGGCGAAAAATCAGCCTCCTTCTCCGTCAGTCCAAGCAAGCAGTTCTATCACTGCTTCGGTTGCGGCGTGCACGGGAGCGCAATTGGCTTCCTGATGGAGTACAGCGGCCTCGGCTTCGTTGACGCCGTCAAGGAACTTGCAAACCAGGCCGGGGTGCAGGTGCCGGACGACGGCAAGCCGGGCCAGAACGCACTTGACGACGGCAATGCCAAGCTCGTCGATGCCATGGCAGAAGCTGCGCGCTTCTACCGGGATCAGCTCAAGCACGCCCCCGAAGCAATCGACTACCTCAAGCGCCGCGGCCTCTCCGGCGAGGTTGCCGCCCGCTTCGGCATCGGCTTCTCTCCCGATGAGTGGCAGGCACTCCAGCGCGTGTTTCCCGACTATCAGAGCAAGCACCTGGCTGAAGCCGGACTGGTCATCGACAACGACCAGGGCCGGCGCTACGACCGCTTCCGCCACCGGATCATGTTTCCGATCCACGACCGGCGGGGCCGCATCATCGCCTTTGGCGGCCGCGTGCTCGACAGCGGCGAACCCAAGTACCTCAACTCGCCGGAAACGCCGCTGTTCGAGAAAGGACGCGAACTCTACGGCCTGTACCTGGCGCAGAAGGCCATCCGGGACGCCAGCTTCGCCCTTGTCGTCGAAGGCTACATGGACGTTGTTGCGCTTGCCCAGTTCGGCGTAGACAACGCGGTCGCCACCCTTGGCACCGCAACCACGCCCCACCACATCACCACCCTGCTGCGTCACACCGACCGCATCGTATTCTGCTTCGACGGCGACGCCGCAGGCCGCCGGGCCGCATGGCGCGCGCTCGAGAACGCACTCGAAGTGCTGCGCGACGACACCACGCTCGCTTTCCTGTTTCTGCCTGCCGAACACGACCCCGACTCCTTCGTGCGCAAGGAGGGCGCAGATGCCTTCCGCAAGGCCGCCGCGGGCGCATCGCCACTGGCCAGCGTACTGCTGCAGGAACTCAAGGAGCGCTGCGAACTGGACACCGCAGAGGGACGCGCGCGCCTGATCCATGAATCGCGCCCGCTCGTTACCCGCATTGGCGCACCGATGCTGCGCCTTCAGGTCATCAAGTCGATTGCCGAAGCCGCCGAGATGACGCAGACCGAGGTTGAGCTTGCGTTCGGATTCAAGCCGGCTGCACCACCGCGACAGAGCTTCCAGAAGCAGGACTTCAAGCGCGGACCGCGCCGGACCGAGCCGCTTCGCCCACAAGGCCGACGCAAGCCGCCGTCGACCATCGGCACCCTGCTGCGCCTCATCCTGCAACACCCCGAGCGCGCGGCACGACTGCCGATCGACCTCATCCCGGACGACTCCGCCGAGGGACGCGCAATGATCGCCATCATTGACCTTGTCAGCCTCGGCGAACCCATCCCGGCCGGCGGACTTGGCGCTCTGATCGAACGGTTTCGCGACACACCGCACGGCGACACGCTGGCCAGACTGGGAACGGAACAGGACGAATCGGAGTTCGAAGAGTCCGTTGTCGAAACCCTGTTCGAGGACACCTTGCGCAAGCTGCAAGGCGACGCAATTGCCCGCGAGATCACCGAACTGCTGGAACTGTCGAAGCAGGGAGCGCTCTCAGCGGGTGATCGACACCGCCTGTCTGAACTTCTGCTGGAAAAACGGAACCTTGCCAGCGCAGGCAAAGTCTCAGATCTATAG
- the rpsU gene encoding 30S ribosomal protein S21 yields MPGIRVKENEPFEVAIRRFKRTIEKTGVLTELRSREFYEKPTAERKRKLAAAVKRNHKRLRSQTLPPKLY; encoded by the coding sequence ATGCCGGGTATCCGCGTCAAGGAAAACGAGCCGTTTGAAGTCGCTATTCGTCGCTTCAAGCGCACGATCGAGAAGACCGGTGTGCTGACTGAGCTGCGCTCGCGTGAGTTTTACGAAAAGCCCACCGCCGAGCGCAAGCGCAAGCTGGCCGCCGCGGTGAAGCGCAATCACAAGCGCCTTCGCAGCCAGACGCTGCCGCCGAAGCTCTACTGA